One part of the Phycisphaeraceae bacterium genome encodes these proteins:
- a CDS encoding citryl-CoA lyase: MTAFAVEHDNAVDTKPLPCGESCVHDGEIFAMGVPIGELIDNVSYVDMLFFQLQRRYPSDVERQVIDAYLVSLCEHGVTSPSTHGARVAASVRAPFAACAINFISAAMGPYHFGALECAMREIQHIADDIDDMEIYIDQVFERGDRVWGYGHRFHRSPNTTGLDENAARELQEHTDPRVRKLVELADQLGWDGKYLRTARNVGRALYARKRIPINIDGIAAGLLLDMGFDARAAMLFVMIGRLPNMARLYLEEQEETPNRFVALATNRDRDFRLTVDRTISGQRA, translated from the coding sequence ATGACTGCGTTTGCGGTTGAGCATGACAATGCTGTTGATACGAAGCCGTTGCCATGTGGCGAGAGCTGCGTTCACGATGGTGAGATCTTTGCGATGGGCGTTCCGATCGGCGAACTGATCGACAACGTCAGCTACGTCGATATGCTGTTCTTCCAGTTGCAGCGACGGTATCCGTCCGATGTCGAGCGTCAGGTGATCGACGCGTATCTCGTATCGCTCTGCGAGCATGGCGTGACATCACCATCGACGCACGGGGCGCGTGTTGCAGCGAGCGTTCGAGCGCCGTTCGCTGCGTGTGCGATCAACTTCATCTCCGCAGCGATGGGACCGTACCACTTCGGCGCGCTCGAATGCGCGATGCGGGAGATTCAGCACATCGCGGACGACATCGACGACATGGAAATCTATATCGATCAGGTGTTTGAGCGTGGCGATCGCGTGTGGGGATACGGGCATAGATTCCATCGCAGCCCGAACACGACCGGGCTTGACGAGAACGCAGCAAGAGAACTGCAGGAGCACACCGACCCGCGTGTGCGTAAGCTCGTCGAACTCGCGGATCAGCTTGGATGGGACGGGAAGTACCTGCGCACAGCGCGCAATGTCGGACGCGCGCTCTACGCCCGCAAACGCATCCCGATCAATATTGATGGGATCGCTGCGGGGTTGCTGCTCGATATGGGGTTTGATGCGCGAGCAGCCATGCTCTTTGTGATGATTGGAAGACTCCCGAACATGGCGCGTCTATATCTTGAGGAGCAGGAGGAAACCCCGAACCGGTTCGTGGCGCTTGCAACCAATCGCGATCGTGATTTCAGACTCACCGTTGATCGCACAATCTCGGGGCAGCGAGCGTGA
- a CDS encoding [LysW]-lysine hydrolase: MTDLSAQTTRTSVSNGTAIDILCDLVRTSSVSNHEVDAVCVFVRAANQIGLDAEIDEAGNGHALTRNRQESAREIVLLGHIDTVPGDIPVRVEDGVLYGRGSVDAKGPLCAMLCAAARAVLPEGISVRVVAAVGEEIAASPGAHFVATQLKPAACIIGEPSGWDGVTLGYKGTMQIRASVQRENTHTAGPEASAVDMLFAWWNTVLAYLYEINQSHERLFDQVQSTIRTSTSSNDGVVDQAEMTCGFRLPRWILPEELESAIRAHTTQDVTLDVFGHQGCWVADRNDAVARAISNSIRQHGSTPRPKHKTGTADMCVVGPVWQCPIAAYGPGDSSLDHTPNEHIRLDEYAKSIDVLATAIETLAHEIASSICQ, from the coding sequence GTGACGGATCTTTCAGCACAAACAACCCGCACAAGTGTGTCGAACGGGACAGCAATCGATATTCTCTGTGATCTTGTGCGAACATCGAGTGTGAGCAATCACGAAGTTGATGCTGTGTGTGTCTTTGTGCGCGCAGCAAACCAGATTGGACTCGATGCAGAGATCGACGAGGCAGGAAACGGGCACGCGCTCACTCGCAATCGGCAGGAAAGTGCGAGAGAAATTGTGCTGCTCGGACATATCGATACCGTACCGGGCGATATCCCGGTGCGCGTGGAGGACGGTGTGCTCTACGGGCGCGGGAGCGTCGACGCGAAGGGGCCATTGTGTGCGATGTTGTGCGCAGCAGCACGCGCGGTACTTCCGGAAGGCATTTCGGTTCGCGTCGTTGCAGCAGTGGGGGAGGAGATCGCGGCTTCGCCCGGCGCGCACTTTGTTGCAACACAACTCAAACCTGCTGCGTGCATCATCGGCGAACCGAGCGGCTGGGACGGGGTAACGCTGGGATACAAGGGCACGATGCAGATTCGCGCAAGTGTGCAGCGGGAGAATACGCACACCGCGGGCCCGGAAGCTTCTGCAGTTGATATGCTCTTTGCGTGGTGGAACACCGTGCTTGCGTATTTGTACGAGATCAACCAATCGCACGAGCGGCTCTTCGATCAGGTGCAGTCAACGATTCGCACCAGCACATCATCGAATGATGGTGTTGTGGATCAAGCGGAGATGACCTGCGGATTCAGGTTGCCTCGCTGGATATTGCCGGAGGAGTTGGAGTCCGCGATTCGTGCGCACACAACACAGGATGTGACGCTTGATGTGTTCGGTCATCAGGGGTGCTGGGTTGCTGATCGAAATGATGCTGTGGCGCGTGCAATCAGCAACTCGATTCGCCAGCACGGATCGACACCGAGGCCGAAACACAAGACGGGGACGGCAGATATGTGCGTTGTTGGGCCTGTCTGGCAATGTCCGATTGCAGCGTACGGCCCAGGTGACAGCTCGCTCGATCACACACCGAACGAACACATCCGTCTTGATGAATATGCAAAGTCTATCGATGTGCTGGCAACCGCGATCGAAACGCTTGCGCATGAGATCGCATCTTCGATCTGTCAGTGA
- a CDS encoding TerC family protein, with protein sequence MIPSFAATLAQHETHEAVADAAKVSYDWGALLTTSGLIALLTITALEVVLGVDNIVFIALISNRTEEKYHAKVRTLGLFTGATIRILMLLGLSWMFALDKKPLFHLAGEPITIKALIMLAGGIFLLGKTTMEIHHKIRGVQHHDDPANPKPALSIAGAIGQILVINVVFSLDSVITAVGMTHVVPVMILSVLFAVFVMVAFAGIISRFINKHPSLQILALGFLLMIGALLIAEGFGKHLPRGYVYFAMAFSLVIELVNMRYDAMRSKAAAKQIH encoded by the coding sequence ATGATCCCTTCGTTTGCTGCGACACTTGCCCAGCATGAGACGCATGAAGCTGTTGCTGACGCTGCAAAGGTCTCCTACGACTGGGGTGCATTGCTGACAACATCCGGTCTTATTGCGCTGCTGACGATCACTGCGCTCGAGGTGGTGCTCGGCGTTGACAACATCGTCTTTATCGCGCTCATTAGCAATCGTACAGAAGAGAAGTATCACGCCAAGGTACGGACGCTAGGACTGTTCACGGGTGCGACAATCCGTATCCTCATGCTGCTCGGACTAAGTTGGATGTTCGCACTCGACAAAAAACCTCTATTTCATCTCGCTGGCGAGCCAATCACAATCAAGGCACTCATCATGCTCGCGGGTGGCATCTTCCTGCTCGGCAAAACAACGATGGAGATTCACCACAAGATTCGTGGCGTACAACATCATGACGACCCAGCAAACCCAAAGCCAGCACTCTCTATCGCTGGCGCGATCGGGCAGATCCTCGTCATTAATGTGGTGTTCAGTCTGGATTCGGTCATCACAGCAGTCGGCATGACTCACGTTGTCCCAGTGATGATTCTCTCCGTTCTCTTTGCTGTGTTTGTTATGGTAGCGTTTGCTGGCATTATCAGCAGGTTCATCAACAAGCACCCGTCATTGCAGATACTCGCGCTGGGATTTCTATTAATGATCGGTGCACTGCTGATCGCGGAAGGATTCGGCAAGCATCTGCCTCGCGGATACGTCTACTTCGCGATGGCGTTCTCGCTGGTGATCGAACTCGTCAACATGCGGTACGACGCGATGCGCAGCAAAGCTGCGGCGAAGCAGATTCACTGA
- the metH gene encoding methionine synthase: MSSPYLDALSQRLLVIDGAMGTSIHQHDLDLEKDYCNCENCTDLLVATRPDVIQSIHEEFLTVGSDAVETDTFGSNPIVLAEFDLTDRAFELNKQGAEIARAACEKYSTKDKPRFVLGSIGPGTKLITLGNTTWDALHESYRVQASGLIAGGTDALLIETCQDLLQVKCAINACLTALKEKNLSPSDIPISVSVTIETTGSMLLGTSIEAAMVALKGYPIASLGLNCATGPEEMAEHVAALCKHWDRAVSVVPNAGLPVLVDGRTDYPLKPQPMADVMQRYIEPTHGMHGATIIGGCCGTTPEHIRKLAEIAEAHNTKHAKASRTSIAVDAMPPACTSLYSCVDHHQDASVLIIGERMNASGSRKFKQLLEAEDFDGIISLAREQIRKDGAHLLDLNVDYAGRDNVKDMQEIVSRVVRQIDAPLVLDSTQIPTIEAGLKCAPGKCVINSANFEDGEEKFDQICSLATTYGAALVIGSIDEDPDNAMARTADRKLSIAERALRRAVDVHGLDPADIFFDPLVLPISTGLDSDRRSALELINGVRMISEKFPTSQITCGLSNCSFGLDPRARLVLNSALLVELMNAGLTSAILHAGKIVPQNKVPEVQWNAALDLIYDRRHESAGGTGLPEGITDQSFDPLEAFVALFADKDAIDTAKVAAKDLTLEERMRMHIIDGEKEGLIDTLDEALQQYSALDIINDHLLDGMKTVGELFGAGKMQLPFVLQSAEVMKTSVAHLEQFMEKSSGSKSKGSIVLATVKGDVHDIGKNLVDIILTNNGYTVHNIGIKQPISDIVAKWKETNANAIGLSGLLVKSVIVMEENLQELNRLSISVPMLLGGAALTRHYAEGHLKQLYEGELFYCKDAFDGLHTMDRIGANDTASLHEAARERLAKRSDAERTIAENKAAKARAEQEFESGRAVASTATLVRSEVARKVAVPTPPFLGSRVVTDISLDHLYPYINTTALFRGQWQFKKGAMSNDEYQEKLDSDVMPVFENLKTRCKQEGILSPKVVYGYYLCASDGDDLILFDPNDPEKQIERFTFPRQDARKRLCISDFFRSVDEIDPASTDPMLAGRDVIAMHCVTVGTRVSEEAQKLFAADKYTDYLYLHGFGVECAEALAELWHKRIRQELGIAGDDSPRIRDLFTQGYRGSRYSFGYPACPALSDQEILFRLLKPERIDCTLTENWQIDPEQSTSAIVVHHPEARYFAI; encoded by the coding sequence ATGTCAAGCCCTTACCTCGATGCTCTCAGTCAACGACTGCTCGTCATCGACGGCGCGATGGGCACCTCCATCCATCAGCACGATCTGGATCTGGAAAAGGACTACTGCAACTGCGAGAACTGCACAGATCTATTGGTCGCAACCAGACCCGATGTCATCCAGTCCATCCACGAAGAGTTTCTCACCGTCGGCTCAGATGCGGTCGAGACAGACACGTTCGGCTCCAACCCGATTGTGCTCGCTGAGTTTGATCTGACCGATCGCGCATTCGAACTGAACAAGCAGGGCGCTGAGATCGCCCGTGCCGCGTGCGAGAAGTACTCAACAAAGGACAAGCCCCGATTCGTGCTTGGCTCCATCGGTCCCGGCACAAAGCTGATCACGCTCGGCAACACAACATGGGACGCGCTGCACGAGTCGTACCGCGTGCAGGCAAGTGGATTGATCGCGGGCGGCACCGATGCGCTGCTGATCGAAACATGCCAGGACCTGCTGCAGGTGAAGTGCGCAATCAATGCGTGCCTGACTGCGCTGAAAGAGAAGAACCTTTCGCCTTCAGACATCCCGATCAGCGTCAGCGTCACCATCGAAACAACCGGTTCGATGCTGCTTGGCACATCGATCGAAGCAGCGATGGTTGCGCTCAAGGGATACCCAATTGCGTCGCTCGGACTCAACTGCGCAACTGGACCCGAAGAGATGGCAGAGCATGTTGCTGCGCTGTGCAAGCACTGGGATCGCGCAGTCTCTGTTGTTCCGAACGCGGGATTGCCCGTGCTTGTTGATGGCCGAACGGACTATCCGCTCAAGCCGCAACCAATGGCTGATGTGATGCAACGGTACATCGAGCCAACGCACGGGATGCACGGCGCGACGATCATCGGCGGCTGCTGCGGCACAACGCCGGAGCACATCAGGAAACTTGCGGAGATTGCTGAAGCGCACAACACAAAGCACGCCAAAGCGTCCCGTACAAGCATCGCTGTCGATGCGATGCCACCCGCGTGCACATCGCTTTATTCGTGCGTCGACCATCATCAGGACGCCTCGGTGCTGATCATCGGCGAGCGCATGAACGCGTCCGGCAGCCGAAAGTTCAAGCAGCTTCTCGAAGCGGAAGACTTCGACGGGATCATCTCGCTTGCTCGCGAGCAGATCCGCAAGGACGGCGCGCACCTGCTCGATCTGAACGTTGATTACGCGGGTCGCGACAATGTGAAGGACATGCAGGAGATCGTCTCGCGCGTGGTGCGGCAGATCGACGCACCACTGGTGCTCGACTCGACACAGATCCCAACAATCGAAGCCGGGCTCAAATGCGCACCAGGCAAGTGCGTCATCAACAGCGCAAACTTTGAAGATGGCGAAGAGAAGTTCGACCAGATCTGTTCTCTCGCAACAACATATGGCGCAGCACTTGTGATTGGATCAATCGACGAGGATCCTGACAACGCGATGGCGCGCACTGCTGACCGGAAGTTGTCTATCGCTGAGCGCGCATTACGTCGCGCTGTAGATGTGCACGGGCTTGACCCTGCCGATATCTTCTTCGATCCGCTCGTGCTCCCCATCTCGACAGGCCTCGACTCTGATCGCCGCAGCGCACTCGAACTGATCAACGGCGTGCGCATGATCTCTGAGAAGTTCCCGACATCACAGATCACGTGCGGACTAAGCAACTGCTCATTCGGGCTTGATCCCCGCGCCCGTCTCGTGCTCAACTCGGCGTTGCTCGTCGAACTGATGAACGCGGGACTTACCAGCGCGATCCTGCACGCTGGCAAGATCGTGCCGCAGAACAAGGTGCCGGAAGTCCAGTGGAACGCAGCGCTCGATCTGATCTATGACCGCCGGCACGAATCTGCTGGTGGCACTGGACTGCCCGAGGGAATCACCGATCAATCGTTCGATCCGCTCGAAGCATTCGTCGCGCTGTTTGCAGACAAAGACGCGATCGATACCGCGAAAGTTGCTGCAAAGGACCTCACGCTCGAAGAGCGGATGCGCATGCACATTATCGATGGCGAAAAAGAGGGCTTGATCGACACACTCGATGAGGCGCTACAGCAATACTCCGCGCTCGACATCATCAACGACCACCTGCTCGATGGCATGAAGACCGTTGGTGAACTCTTCGGTGCTGGAAAGATGCAGTTGCCGTTTGTGCTCCAGAGCGCAGAAGTCATGAAGACATCCGTCGCGCATCTCGAGCAGTTCATGGAAAAGTCGAGCGGTTCAAAGTCCAAGGGATCGATCGTGCTCGCGACTGTGAAGGGCGATGTGCACGACATCGGCAAGAACCTCGTCGACATCATACTGACAAACAATGGGTACACCGTCCACAACATCGGCATCAAGCAGCCGATTTCCGACATTGTCGCAAAGTGGAAGGAAACCAATGCCAACGCGATCGGTCTCTCCGGTTTGCTCGTCAAGAGCGTGATCGTGATGGAGGAGAACCTGCAGGAACTCAACCGTCTGAGCATCTCGGTTCCCATGCTGCTCGGCGGCGCAGCACTCACGCGCCACTACGCGGAAGGCCATCTCAAACAACTCTACGAGGGCGAGCTGTTCTATTGCAAGGACGCGTTCGATGGCTTGCACACGATGGATAGGATCGGCGCAAATGATACAGCGTCCCTCCATGAAGCAGCACGAGAACGTCTTGCCAAACGTTCCGATGCCGAGCGAACCATCGCAGAAAACAAGGCAGCAAAGGCGCGGGCAGAGCAGGAGTTCGAGTCGGGCCGCGCAGTTGCTTCGACTGCGACACTCGTTCGCAGCGAGGTCGCACGAAAGGTTGCTGTTCCGACACCGCCGTTCCTTGGCTCGCGCGTGGTGACGGACATCAGTCTCGATCATCTGTATCCCTATATCAACACAACAGCGCTCTTCCGCGGGCAATGGCAGTTCAAGAAAGGAGCCATGTCCAACGACGAATATCAGGAAAAGCTCGACTCGGATGTCATGCCGGTCTTTGAAAACCTGAAAACACGTTGCAAGCAGGAAGGCATCCTCTCACCGAAAGTGGTGTACGGATACTACCTGTGTGCCTCGGATGGTGATGATCTGATTCTCTTTGATCCCAATGATCCCGAGAAGCAGATCGAGCGATTTACCTTCCCACGTCAGGACGCAAGAAAGCGTTTGTGCATCTCCGATTTCTTCCGCAGCGTGGACGAGATCGATCCTGCATCGACAGATCCGATGCTCGCTGGTCGGGATGTCATCGCGATGCACTGCGTCACCGTCGGCACGCGTGTCAGCGAGGAAGCGCAGAAGCTCTTCGCAGCAGACAAGTACACCGATTATCTGTATCTGCACGGATTTGGTGTGGAATGCGCCGAAGCACTCGCGGAACTCTGGCACAAACGCATCCGCCAGGAACTCGGTATCGCGGGCGATGATTCGCCACGGATTCGCGATCTGTTCACGCAGGGATACCGCGGCTCGCGGTACTCATTCGGATATCCGGCGTGCCCCGCGCTGTCAGATCAGGAGATTCTGTTCAGACTGCTCAAGCCCGAACGCATCGACTGCACACTCACCGAGAACTGGCAGATCGACCCGGAGCAATCGACCAGTGCGATCGTTGTCCACCATCCGGAAGCACGATACTTTGCGATCTAG
- the rpmE gene encoding 50S ribosomal protein L31 has protein sequence MKKDIHPQFYNCKVYHRGEVVMTVGATVPEMHVEIWSGSHPFFTGKATFVDTTGRVEKFQKKFGGNYFADKKKK, from the coding sequence ATGAAGAAGGACATCCATCCCCAGTTCTACAACTGCAAGGTCTACCACAGAGGTGAGGTCGTGATGACTGTTGGAGCGACCGTGCCCGAGATGCACGTCGAAATCTGGTCCGGCTCCCACCCGTTCTTTACCGGCAAGGCCACCTTCGTGGACACCACCGGCCGTGTCGAAAAGTTCCAGAAGAAGTTCGGCGGGAACTACTTCGCGGACAAGAAGAAGAAATAA
- the mscL gene encoding large conductance mechanosensitive channel protein MscL → MIKEFKEFAMKGNMMDMAVGIIIGGAFGGIVQSLIKDVVMPVVGIAGNVDFSNMFIPLSKSAKDAVEAAKTTGAPLSLDDARAAGSVLAYGNFVTVFVNFIILAFVIFMIIKMMNKAKATFEKEQEAAAPAAPPAQEVLLAEIRDLLANKA, encoded by the coding sequence ATCATCAAAGAGTTCAAAGAGTTTGCCATGAAGGGCAACATGATGGATATGGCCGTCGGCATCATCATCGGTGGTGCATTCGGTGGTATTGTCCAGTCACTCATCAAGGACGTTGTCATGCCGGTTGTGGGCATAGCGGGTAACGTCGATTTCTCAAACATGTTCATTCCGCTGTCGAAGTCTGCAAAGGACGCGGTGGAAGCAGCGAAGACTACTGGAGCGCCGCTGAGTCTTGATGATGCGAGGGCTGCGGGTTCCGTTCTTGCCTATGGCAACTTTGTCACAGTGTTTGTAAACTTCATTATTCTCGCGTTCGTCATCTTCATGATTATCAAGATGATGAACAAGGCGAAGGCAACCTTTGAGAAGGAGCAGGAAGCAGCAGCTCCTGCAGCGCCACCAGCACAAGAAGTGCTCCTTGCAGAGATCCGCGACCTGCTTGCCAACAAAGCCTGA
- a CDS encoding ferrous iron transport protein A — MTHLPDRDAAYLRALGLRENSRVKVCQRGQPCIVEVLDVCNQSCRVGLSRVLADKVLVEQVAETR; from the coding sequence ATGACCCATTTGCCGGATCGGGACGCGGCCTATTTGCGAGCACTTGGCTTACGAGAGAACTCGCGCGTGAAAGTCTGCCAGCGAGGGCAGCCATGTATCGTCGAGGTGCTTGACGTGTGCAACCAGTCGTGTCGTGTTGGACTTTCACGTGTGCTTGCGGACAAGGTGCTTGTTGAACAAGTCGCAGAGACCAGATAG
- a CDS encoding ferrous iron transporter B, which translates to MPTAETSVSAIASLKRIRVAMIGNPNSGKTTLFNKLCGLRQRTSNYPGTTQDARIGRIETAKAIELVDLPGAYSLDLESAESVLCKKVLEAEAEETRVHAVCVIIDAHNIPRGLRLVGEVARTHVPMVVAITMVDSAVKRGIHAEETVLAKELGCEVIACSSRTGLGVDALKSALHRAKVPHADRIEHTAIDAWVERVCRDIALRKEREAEGNGTDRADRMLTNPIVGLLVFLAIMGALFLAVFKFASYPMDWIDQLFAVIGDGVSGMLPTGILQDLLVNGVIAGVGATLVFLPQICILFFLITMLEDTGYLARAAFLMDRLLRPFGLTGYAFVPLLSSHACALPGIMAARGVPDKRDKLATILVAPFMSCTARIPVYVLLVGLLFPGNELRQALAFGMCYVLGIAAGILSSLVARRTILKGPSAPMALELPAYRLPNLRNAFLSAWDRGWLFVRNAGTVILMISIVLWWLNEYPHVDAPSQATQLRADAEVASTDEGRDDLIAQVDRIEAMHASRHSFLGRIGSVFQPVFAPLGYDRQLTVGVLASFAAREVFVSTMAVQIAGEDDADDPMVRDRIAHATRDDGTPVFTRATSWSLLVYYVFAMLCLPTVVLTAKEAGGWKWAFLQLGWMTLLAYVGAFIAFNVMS; encoded by the coding sequence ATGCCCACTGCTGAAACGAGTGTGTCAGCCATTGCTTCATTGAAGCGGATTCGTGTTGCGATGATTGGAAACCCGAATTCTGGCAAGACAACACTCTTCAATAAGTTGTGTGGTCTGCGCCAGCGGACGAGCAACTATCCAGGAACAACCCAGGATGCGCGTATTGGTCGTATAGAGACCGCGAAAGCAATCGAGCTTGTGGATCTGCCTGGTGCGTACTCGCTTGACCTTGAATCAGCAGAATCAGTGCTGTGCAAGAAGGTGCTCGAAGCTGAAGCAGAAGAAACCAGAGTTCACGCGGTGTGTGTGATCATTGATGCGCACAACATTCCACGCGGATTGCGGCTTGTTGGGGAAGTAGCGAGAACACATGTACCCATGGTTGTTGCGATTACCATGGTGGATTCGGCCGTCAAGCGAGGAATCCATGCTGAGGAGACAGTACTTGCGAAGGAGCTGGGGTGCGAGGTGATCGCTTGCAGCAGTCGCACAGGCCTTGGAGTTGACGCACTGAAGTCGGCGCTACACCGGGCAAAGGTGCCACATGCCGATCGTATCGAACATACAGCAATCGACGCGTGGGTCGAGCGTGTATGCCGCGACATTGCGCTGCGCAAGGAACGGGAAGCCGAGGGAAACGGGACAGATCGTGCCGATCGTATGCTGACAAACCCGATCGTCGGCCTGCTGGTGTTTCTTGCCATCATGGGCGCGTTGTTCCTTGCGGTGTTCAAGTTCGCGTCGTATCCCATGGACTGGATCGACCAGTTGTTTGCGGTCATTGGTGATGGTGTGAGTGGCATGCTTCCTACTGGGATTTTGCAGGATCTACTTGTCAACGGGGTCATCGCGGGTGTTGGTGCAACGCTGGTGTTCCTGCCGCAGATCTGTATTTTGTTCTTTCTTATCACAATGCTGGAAGATACAGGATACCTTGCGCGCGCCGCATTCCTTATGGATCGGTTGCTGCGTCCATTCGGTTTGACTGGGTACGCGTTTGTGCCTCTGCTTTCGTCGCACGCGTGCGCACTGCCCGGCATCATGGCGGCTCGTGGTGTGCCCGACAAACGTGACAAACTAGCCACGATTCTTGTTGCGCCGTTCATGTCATGTACCGCGCGTATACCTGTCTATGTGCTGCTCGTTGGTCTTCTTTTTCCGGGTAACGAACTTCGTCAGGCGCTTGCGTTCGGCATGTGCTATGTACTCGGAATTGCTGCTGGCATACTCAGTTCGCTGGTTGCGCGTCGAACCATTCTCAAGGGACCATCAGCGCCGATGGCTCTCGAGTTACCCGCGTATCGACTTCCAAACCTGCGAAATGCGTTTCTCAGCGCGTGGGACCGTGGATGGTTGTTCGTGCGTAACGCAGGCACGGTGATTCTCATGATCTCGATCGTGCTGTGGTGGCTCAACGAGTACCCGCACGTTGATGCACCATCGCAAGCGACGCAACTGCGCGCTGATGCTGAAGTTGCATCAACCGATGAAGGGCGTGATGATCTCATTGCTCAGGTCGACCGGATCGAAGCAATGCACGCATCTAGGCACAGCTTCCTTGGTCGGATCGGCTCGGTGTTCCAGCCGGTGTTTGCACCGCTTGGGTATGACAGGCAACTGACGGTAGGGGTGCTGGCGAGCTTCGCAGCTCGTGAGGTGTTTGTGTCCACGATGGCAGTGCAGATCGCTGGCGAGGACGATGCCGACGATCCAATGGTGAGAGACAGGATTGCCCACGCAACACGTGACGACGGCACACCTGTATTTACACGTGCAACGTCGTGGTCATTGCTTGTGTATTATGTCTTTGCCATGCTGTGCCTGCCGACGGTTGTGCTGACCGCGAAAGAGGCGGGCGGGTGGAAGTGGGCGTTTCTCCAACTCGGATGGATGACATTGCTGGCATATGTTGGAGCGTTTATAGCATTCAATGTCATGTCGTAG
- a CDS encoding cupin domain-containing protein, translating into MNSFNLDKAFDSFSEYWSPRVAAELNGQHVRLAKLKGEFVWHAHDDADEMFLVHRGTMVLEFRDRRITLGPGDVCVVPRGVEHRPVADAECCVVLFEPADVVNTGNIENERTVRNLASL; encoded by the coding sequence ATGAATAGCTTCAACCTCGACAAAGCCTTCGACTCATTCTCTGAATACTGGTCGCCGCGCGTCGCCGCAGAACTGAACGGCCAGCACGTCCGGCTGGCAAAGCTGAAAGGTGAGTTTGTCTGGCACGCCCACGACGATGCGGATGAGATGTTCCTTGTGCATCGTGGCACAATGGTGCTGGAGTTCCGTGATCGGCGTATCACGCTCGGGCCGGGCGACGTATGTGTTGTGCCGAGGGGTGTCGAGCATCGCCCCGTTGCTGATGCGGAATGCTGTGTGGTGCTGTTCGAGCCAGCCGACGTTGTCAATACAGGCAATATCGAGAACGAGCGCACCGTGCGCAATCTCGCGTCGTTGTGA
- a CDS encoding SRPBCC domain-containing protein — MNNICIFLRMSVSACCLSVLMVGCAHSGSTNTGADHTAQGVPEITHAVHETDDGGLVVQETVTVHAPIERVWAAYTTSDGYASWAAVAADVDLRPGGTIRTTYREDGDLTGDGVNTLHIVNYVPMRLLTLQADVSANWPEVLKRDAANLYNVILFDSLDPTTTRVASYGLGYTDSPELRRMMAFFEQANRGLYEKLIESLR; from the coding sequence ATGAACAACATATGTATCTTTCTCCGCATGAGTGTTTCTGCATGCTGTCTGAGTGTTCTCATGGTTGGGTGTGCGCATTCCGGCTCGACCAACACCGGTGCAGATCACACGGCACAGGGCGTGCCCGAGATAACCCATGCTGTGCATGAAACGGACGATGGCGGCCTTGTCGTGCAGGAGACCGTGACAGTCCACGCGCCGATCGAGCGTGTGTGGGCTGCCTACACCACGTCCGACGGGTACGCGTCGTGGGCTGCGGTCGCTGCGGATGTCGATCTTCGACCCGGCGGCACCATCCGCACGACCTATCGCGAGGACGGCGATCTCACCGGTGACGGCGTCAACACGCTCCATATTGTCAACTACGTCCCGATGCGGTTGCTGACATTGCAGGCGGATGTGTCCGCCAACTGGCCCGAGGTGCTCAAGCGGGATGCAGCAAACCTCTACAACGTGATCCTGTTTGATTCTCTCGATCCGACAACCACGCGGGTAGCGTCGTACGGATTGGGATACACCGACTCGCCCGAACTGCGCCGGATGATGGCGTTCTTCGAGCAGGCAAACCGCGGGCTGTATGAAAAACTGATCGAGTCGTTGCGGTAG
- the tnpA gene encoding IS200/IS605 family transposase — translation MPGTFSQILLHVVFSTKHRTPWMTPEIADRLYAYIGGIIRAENGVLYAIGGVEDHVHLYFRWRTDSPVSDLMRIVKSRSSKWIHETFPDLSMFAWQEGYSVFSVSKSQEEAVKRYIATQREHHAKEDFQSEVLKLLRAHQIEFDEKYVFD, via the coding sequence ATGCCCGGCACATTCTCACAGATTCTTCTGCATGTTGTCTTCTCAACGAAGCATCGCACGCCGTGGATGACACCAGAGATTGCTGATCGTCTCTATGCGTATATCGGCGGGATCATTCGAGCAGAAAACGGCGTGCTCTACGCGATCGGTGGCGTTGAAGACCACGTCCATCTGTACTTCCGCTGGCGAACAGATAGCCCAGTGTCCGACCTCATGCGCATCGTCAAATCCCGCTCATCGAAGTGGATCCACGAGACGTTTCCCGATCTGTCCATGTTCGCGTGGCAGGAGGGGTACAGCGTGTTCTCCGTGAGCAAATCGCAGGAAGAAGCTGTCAAGCGATACATTGCAACGCAGCGAGAGCATCATGCGAAGGAAGATTTTCAGTCAGAAGTGCTGAAACTGCTCCGTGCGCATCAGATCGAGTTTGATGAGAAATATGTGTTTGATTGA